The Couchioplanes caeruleus nucleotide sequence CCGACGGTGATGAAGTCCCACAGGCTCTGCTGAGCGGAGCGGTGGCCCTCTTCCATGCCGCCGAGCTTGAAGAACATGAGCAGGCCGAGGACGAAGGTCGTGGCGACCGCCAGCACGCCGAGCCAGTGGCCCCACTTGTCGGCCCGCTTGCCGAGCAGCAGCAGCACCGTCGCGCTGGCGAGCGGAATGGCGACGAGCAGCCAGATTCCGCTCAAGAGCCCCGTCGCGTGGGCATACTCCACTGTCTGTTCCACGTGAAGGCCCCTTTAGTACTTGAGGAGGTTGGCGTCGTCGACGCTCGCCGAGCGTCGCGTCCGGAAGATCGACATGATGATGGCGAGCCCGACCACGACCTCGGCCGCCGCGACCACCATCACGAAGAACGAGATGATCTGGCCGTCGAGCGTGCCGTTGATGCGGCTGAAGGTCACCAGCGCGAGGTTCGCCGCGTTCAGCATCAGCTCGATGCACATGAACAGGACGATCGCGTTGCGGCGGACGAGCACCCCGGCGGCGCCGATGGTGAACAGGATCGCCGCCAGGACGAGGTAGTAGTCAGGAGTCACTTGTCCGTCCCCTTGGGTGCGGCCTCGGTCGCGGTGAGTTCCCGTACCGGCAGGATCGGCGAGATGCTGCGGTCCGAGCCCTTGCCGTCGGGCAACTTCGCCGGAGCGGCCACCGACATGGTGTTGGCGTACACGCCCGGGCCCGGCTTCACACCGGGGTAGTTGCCGGGGCGGAAGCGTTCCCTCATCCGGGCGACCTGGTCCATGACCTCGCCCTTGGCCCGCTCGACGTGCGCGAGCACCATCGCGCCGACCGCCGCCGTGATGAGCAGCGCCGACGTGACCTCGAAGGCGAAGACGTACTTGGTGAACAGCAGCCGGGCGATGCCCTGCACGTTGCCGGCCGCGTTCGCGTCGGCCAGGCCGACCACCGCGGTGTCACCCAGCGAGCGGGCCAGGCCGGCCGCCACGAGCACGCCGAAGCCGGCGCCGAGCAGGATCGCCGCGACGCGCTGGCCGCGCAGGGTCTCGATGAGCGAGTCCGAGGCGTCCCGGCCGACGAGCATCAGCACGAACAGGAACAGCATCATGATCGCGCCGGTGTAGACGATGATCTGCACCGCGCCGAGGAACGGCGCGGAGTTGACCACGTACAGGACGCCCAGGCTGAGCATCGTCACGACGAGCCACAGGGCGGAGTGCACCGCGTTGCGGGCGAGCACCATGCCCAGGCCGCCGATCACGGCGAGCGTCCCGAGGATCCAGAACGCCCAGGCCTCCCCGGTGGAGACCTGAGCGGCAGCCTCGGCCGCGTACGACATCATCATCGCTTCACCTCCGCGGGCTGGTCCGCGGCGTCCTCGCGGCGCAGCGTGCCCGCCGTCTCGGCGCGGGCGCCCGGCTCGCCGGCGGTCGACGCGTCCCGGGTGCCGGAGTCCGACCAGGGAGCCCGCTCGGCGCCGGCCGACGTGCCGGGGTTGGTCAGCGCGCCGACGTAGTAGTCCTTGTCGGTGTCACCCAGCCGCATCGGGTGCGGCGGCTGCTCCATGCCGGGCAGGAGCGGGGCCAGGAGCTCCTTCTTGGTGAAGATGAGGTCCTGACGGCTGTCGCGGGCCAGCTCGTACTCGTTGCTCATGGTCAGCGAACGGGTCGGGCAGGCCTCGATGCACAGCCCGCAGAAGATGCAGCGGGCGTAGTTGATCTGGTAGATGCTGGCGTACCGCTCCCCCGGGGAGAAGCGCATCTCGTCGGTG carries:
- the nuoK gene encoding NADH-quinone oxidoreductase subunit NuoK; protein product: MTPDYYLVLAAILFTIGAAGVLVRRNAIVLFMCIELMLNAANLALVTFSRINGTLDGQIISFFVMVVAAAEVVVGLAIIMSIFRTRRSASVDDANLLKY
- a CDS encoding NADH-quinone oxidoreductase subunit J, giving the protein MMSYAAEAAAQVSTGEAWAFWILGTLAVIGGLGMVLARNAVHSALWLVVTMLSLGVLYVVNSAPFLGAVQIIVYTGAIMMLFLFVLMLVGRDASDSLIETLRGQRVAAILLGAGFGVLVAAGLARSLGDTAVVGLADANAAGNVQGIARLLFTKYVFAFEVTSALLITAAVGAMVLAHVERAKGEVMDQVARMRERFRPGNYPGVKPGPGVYANTMSVAAPAKLPDGKGSDRSISPILPVRELTATEAAPKGTDK
- the nuoI gene encoding NADH-quinone oxidoreductase subunit NuoI translates to MGTFTGSFKGFGVTFAHMFRKVITTDYPFTPPKPAPRYHGRHILNRHPDGLEKCIGCELCAWACPADAIYVEGGDNTDEMRFSPGERYASIYQINYARCIFCGLCIEACPTRSLTMSNEYELARDSRQDLIFTKKELLAPLLPGMEQPPHPMRLGDTDKDYYVGALTNPGTSAGAERAPWSDSGTRDASTAGEPGARAETAGTLRREDAADQPAEVKR